One stretch of Paenibacillus sp. AN1007 DNA includes these proteins:
- a CDS encoding Gfo/Idh/MocA family oxidoreductase: MAKDGMFYAPKSVTKEVVCEPGEFTIAAVALDHGHIYGMVGGLLDAGASLKWVYDPDPAKVEAFRKQFPQAQIAVSEAEVLADDEVLLVASAAITSERAPLGMRVMAAGKDYFTDKAPFTTMEQLDLAREEVKRTGKKYMVYYSERLHVESAIYAGQLIEQGAIGKVVQVMGTGPHRLNAGGRPDWFFKHEQYGGILCDIGSHQIEQFLTFASCSDAQVAFSRVNNFNHPQFPELEDFGEASLIGDNGASGYFRVDWFTPDGLGTWGDGRTVILGTDGYIELRKYIDIAREPQGDQVYLVNHEGEYRYNVKGKVGYPFFGQLIRDCLDRTETAMTQEHAFKAAELCLIAQHKAMSERVVWSVGGK, from the coding sequence ATGGCTAAAGACGGAATGTTCTACGCACCCAAAAGTGTGACTAAAGAGGTCGTGTGTGAACCGGGAGAGTTCACGATCGCGGCTGTAGCTTTGGATCACGGACATATCTACGGTATGGTTGGCGGTTTGCTGGATGCTGGAGCCTCGCTTAAATGGGTATATGACCCGGACCCGGCCAAAGTGGAAGCATTCCGCAAGCAGTTCCCGCAGGCACAGATCGCCGTATCGGAAGCAGAAGTGCTCGCCGATGACGAAGTACTGCTTGTAGCAAGTGCAGCCATTACGTCAGAACGTGCACCGCTTGGCATGAGAGTCATGGCAGCGGGTAAGGATTATTTTACGGACAAAGCGCCGTTCACCACGATGGAGCAATTAGATCTGGCACGTGAAGAAGTGAAACGCACAGGTAAAAAGTATATGGTGTACTACAGCGAGCGCCTGCATGTAGAAAGTGCAATTTATGCGGGGCAGCTTATTGAACAAGGAGCAATCGGCAAAGTTGTACAGGTGATGGGCACCGGGCCGCATCGCTTGAACGCCGGGGGGCGTCCGGACTGGTTCTTCAAACATGAGCAGTATGGCGGCATTCTCTGTGATATTGGCAGTCACCAGATTGAGCAGTTCCTGACTTTTGCGTCCTGCAGTGATGCGCAGGTAGCCTTCAGCCGGGTCAACAACTTCAATCATCCACAGTTCCCTGAGCTGGAGGACTTCGGCGAAGCGTCTCTGATCGGTGATAACGGCGCTTCCGGTTACTTCCGTGTAGACTGGTTCACGCCGGACGGCCTTGGCACATGGGGAGATGGACGCACGGTAATCCTCGGTACAGATGGATACATCGAGCTGCGCAAGTACATCGACATCGCAAGAGAGCCGCAGGGCGATCAGGTGTACCTGGTCAATCATGAGGGAGAGTACCGCTACAATGTAAAAGGCAAAGTCGGTTATCCGTTCTTCGGTCAGCTCATCCGCGACTGTCTGGATCGTACCGAGACCGCAATGACGCAGGAGCATGCATTCAAAGCGGCAGAGCTCTGCCTGATCGCACAGCATAAAGCGATGAGCGAGCGTGTGGTGTGGAGTGTAGGCGGGAAGTAA